The proteins below are encoded in one region of Ostrea edulis chromosome 3, xbOstEdul1.1, whole genome shotgun sequence:
- the LOC130053251 gene encoding 2'-5'-oligoadenylate synthase 3-like, with translation MTRKYSFEYRRRHPKMFPEVCDVCKPKRRFRAPANKVQHEESIQQQRIYDHPMHRTKSSVSYPPSSSSLSTITASDLNKFVKKEIEPDTEYNKSCKEVVDCLCQFMKNEFPDELRVSEIVKSESLGKGKTVKGKSDADLVVFLARFDSIIELYKSIKEILDRMKSSLDNQKDFTVERTTAHAVKVSLSGQVGHSHDVDILPSVKVNLQGRCMHRIEPTMCAL, from the exons ATGACGAGAAAATATTCTTTTGAATATCGGAGACGACATCCAAAAATGTTTCCTGAAGTCTGTGATGTATGTAAGCCAAAACGTCGCTTTCGGGCACCAGCAAATAAAGTTCAGCATGAAGAATCAATTCAACAACAGAGAATCTACGATCATCCAATGCACCGTACAAAAAGTAGTGTGTCCTACCCACCATCCAGTTCTTCCCTCAGCACGATAACAGCAAGCGATCTAAACAAATTTGTGAAGAAAGAAATCGAACCTGATACAGAATACAACAAAAGCTGTAAAGAAGTAGTTGATTGTCTTTGCCAATTCATGAAAAACGAATTTCCCGATGAATTGAGAGTTTCAGAAATTGTCAAG AGTGAATCACTTGGAAAGGGCAAGACGGTAAAGGGAAAGTCAGATGCAGACCTTGTTGTCTTTCTGGCGCGTTTTGATTCCATAATTGAGCTGTATAAatctataaaagaaattttggACAGGATGAAATCTTCCCTCGACAATCAAAAAGATTTTACTGTGGAGAGAACTACTGCCCATGCTGTCAAAGTATCGCTGTCAGGTCAAGTCGGTCATAGTCATGACGTTGACATATTGCCAAGTGTTAAAGTTAATTTGCAAGGGAGATGTATGCATAGAATAGAACCAACAATGTGTGCATTGTAA